The following proteins are encoded in a genomic region of Shinella zoogloeoides:
- a CDS encoding peptide chain release factor 3, whose product MAETLAEAVSRRRTFAIIAHPDAGKTTLTEKLLLFGGAIQLAGEVKAKKDRIQTRSDWMKIERERGISVVTSVMTFEYDGNVFNILDTPGHEDFADDTYRTLTAVDAAVMVIDAAKGIEPRTLKLFEVCRLRDIPIITFVNKMDRESRDPFEILDEVEEKLALDTAPVTWPVGRSKTFCGSYHLADRTFRGSDTQVQPTRMDDAAEVAKHLPENERNAFIEEMELAREACRPFDREAFLEGHLTPVFFGSALRNFGVRDLINALGAFAPPPRDQVADTRKVHAAEDRMTAFVFKIQANMDPNHRDRIAFARVCSGMLERGMKVRLARTGKTIGLSAPQFFFASQRQLADTAYAGDVVGIPNHGTLRIGDTLTEGEALVFEGVPNFAPEILRRVRLEDAMKAKKLKEALQQMAEEGVVQLFSPEDGSPAIVGVVGALQLDVLKERLSAEYGLPVSFEMSRFSVCRWISSDSAAELDKFVTQRRGDIARDLDGDPVFLAQDAFSLRYEAERYPAIKMVAIKEYHVTKA is encoded by the coding sequence ATGGCCGAAACCCTTGCCGAGGCGGTCTCCCGCCGCCGCACCTTCGCGATCATCGCGCACCCGGACGCCGGTAAAACCACCCTCACCGAAAAACTCCTCCTCTTCGGCGGCGCCATCCAGCTCGCCGGCGAGGTGAAGGCGAAGAAGGACCGCATCCAGACCCGCTCGGACTGGATGAAGATCGAGCGCGAGCGCGGCATCTCGGTCGTGACCTCGGTCATGACCTTCGAATATGACGGCAACGTCTTCAACATTCTCGACACGCCCGGCCACGAGGACTTCGCGGACGACACCTACCGCACGCTGACGGCGGTGGACGCGGCCGTCATGGTCATCGACGCCGCCAAGGGCATCGAGCCGCGCACGCTGAAGCTCTTCGAGGTCTGCCGCCTGCGCGACATCCCGATCATCACCTTCGTCAACAAGATGGACCGCGAGAGCCGCGATCCGTTCGAAATCCTCGATGAAGTCGAAGAAAAGCTGGCGCTCGACACCGCCCCGGTCACCTGGCCGGTCGGCCGCTCGAAGACCTTCTGCGGCTCCTATCACCTCGCCGACCGCACCTTCCGCGGCTCGGACACGCAGGTCCAGCCGACGCGGATGGACGATGCCGCCGAGGTTGCAAAGCACCTGCCGGAGAACGAGCGGAACGCCTTCATCGAGGAGATGGAGCTTGCCCGCGAGGCCTGCCGCCCGTTCGACCGCGAGGCCTTCCTCGAAGGGCACCTGACGCCGGTCTTCTTCGGCTCGGCGCTGCGCAATTTCGGTGTGCGTGATCTTATCAACGCGCTCGGCGCCTTCGCGCCGCCGCCGCGCGACCAGGTGGCGGATACGCGCAAGGTCCATGCCGCGGAAGACAGGATGACGGCTTTCGTCTTCAAGATCCAGGCCAATATGGACCCCAACCACCGCGACCGCATCGCCTTTGCCCGAGTCTGCTCCGGCATGCTGGAGCGCGGCATGAAGGTGCGCCTTGCCCGCACGGGCAAGACCATCGGCCTCTCGGCCCCGCAATTCTTCTTCGCCTCGCAGCGCCAGCTGGCCGACACGGCCTATGCCGGCGACGTGGTGGGCATCCCCAACCACGGAACGCTGCGCATCGGCGATACGCTGACGGAAGGCGAGGCGCTGGTCTTCGAGGGCGTGCCGAACTTCGCGCCGGAAATCCTGCGGCGCGTGCGGCTGGAAGACGCGATGAAGGCCAAGAAGCTGAAGGAAGCGCTCCAGCAGATGGCGGAAGAGGGCGTCGTGCAGCTCTTCTCGCCGGAAGACGGCTCGCCGGCCATCGTCGGCGTCGTCGGCGCGCTGCAGCTCGACGTGCTGAAGGAGCGGCTTTCGGCGGAATACGGCCTGCCGGTCTCCTTCGAGATGTCGCGCTTCTCCGTCTGCCGCTGGATCTCCTCCGACAGCGCGGCCGAGCTCGACAAGTTCGTCACCCAGCGCCGCGGCGATATCGCCCGCGACCTCGACGGCGACCCGGTGTTCCTGGCGCAGGACGCCTTCTCGCTGCGCTACGAGGCGGAGCGCTACCCGGCGATCAAGATGGTCGCCATCAAGGAGTATCACGTCACCAAGGCGTAA
- the dut gene encoding dUTP diphosphatase, whose translation MNAHAPSQPLLSLVRLPHGEGIELPAYETSGAAGMDLRAAVATDAPLTLEPGKRALVPTGFVFEIPHGFEAQIRPRSGLAFKNGITCLNTPGTIDSDYRGEVKVLLVNLGEETFVIERGMRMAQMVIAPVTQVAVREATEASETTRGAGGFGSTGVR comes from the coding sequence ATGAACGCGCACGCCCCCTCCCAGCCCCTGCTCTCCCTCGTCCGCCTGCCGCATGGCGAAGGGATCGAGCTTCCCGCCTACGAGACCTCAGGCGCCGCCGGCATGGACCTTCGCGCCGCCGTCGCGACCGACGCACCGCTCACGCTGGAGCCCGGCAAGCGCGCGCTGGTGCCGACCGGCTTCGTCTTCGAAATCCCGCACGGCTTCGAAGCGCAGATCCGCCCGCGCTCCGGCCTTGCCTTCAAGAACGGCATCACCTGCCTCAACACGCCCGGCACCATCGACAGCGATTATCGCGGCGAGGTGAAGGTACTGCTCGTCAATCTCGGCGAGGAGACCTTCGTCATCGAGCGCGGCATGCGCATGGCGCAGATGGTGATCGCCCCCGTGACGCAGGTCGCGGTGCGCGAGGCGACGGAAGCGAGCGAAACCACGCGCGGCGCGGGCGGCTTCGGCTCGACCGGCGTTCGCTGA